Proteins co-encoded in one Marinobacter qingdaonensis genomic window:
- a CDS encoding pseudouridine synthase: protein MPRLDQFIAASTVLSRKDAKRAIGTGRVRVDGQVCKLANTHIADNAEVMLDNQRCALPGDRYLMLNKPAGVVSATRDSDHPTALDLLPAELTRDLHIAGRLDADTTGLLLLTTDGQWSHRVTAPRIACPKTYRVTLSEALADQAVQDLQAGVELRNDPTPTRPAQVRVVSERQIELTISEGRYHQVKRMLAAVGNHVTGLHRLSIGAIALDPELAPGQYRALTAEEIASVG, encoded by the coding sequence ATGCCCCGGCTGGACCAGTTCATTGCCGCCAGCACGGTGTTGTCGCGCAAGGACGCCAAGCGGGCGATCGGCACCGGCCGGGTACGAGTCGACGGCCAGGTGTGCAAGCTCGCCAACACCCACATCGCCGACAACGCCGAGGTGATGCTGGACAACCAGCGCTGCGCCCTGCCCGGTGACCGTTACCTGATGCTCAACAAGCCCGCTGGCGTGGTCAGCGCGACCCGGGACAGCGATCACCCCACGGCCCTGGATTTGCTGCCGGCGGAACTGACCCGGGACCTGCACATCGCCGGTCGACTGGATGCCGACACCACCGGTTTGCTCTTGCTGACCACCGATGGCCAGTGGTCACACCGGGTCACGGCCCCCCGGATTGCCTGCCCGAAAACCTACCGGGTGACCCTGAGTGAGGCCCTTGCTGACCAGGCCGTGCAGGACTTGCAGGCGGGGGTGGAGCTGCGCAACGATCCGACGCCGACACGTCCGGCCCAGGTACGGGTGGTGTCGGAGCGGCAGATCGAGCTAACCATCTCGGAAGGACGCTACCACCAGGTCAAACGCATGCTGGCAGCGGTGGGCAACCATGTGACCGGTCTGCATCGGCTGTCGATTGGGGCGATTGCCCTGGACCCCGAACTGGCGCCTGGCCAGTACCGGGCCCTGACCGCGGAGGAAATCGCCAGCGTCGGCTAG
- a CDS encoding metal-dependent hydrolase — translation MDSITQVALGASLAGAVAGKTLGRTALVIGAGLGTLPDLDVIIDYGSAVANFTQHRGFSHSLFILVPLAVLLAWLLWRWRPQLSFPRWLTLTALVLVTHPLLDSFTTYGTQLFWPLGPPVALSSIFIIDPLYTLPLIVGCLVFLVRPPARRALVTGLALSTLYLGWTLSAQQVVTERIKPALVEAGLEAPRLLVQPMPFNTVLWRATALTEDQHVEIVTGVFEGDTPLSLEFLPRDPDLARAVSGFPEAQRLDWFTRGFLNYRLNNGEVMATDIRLGIPGAHPFTFVLAEERNGRLQPVTSERTARPPVNPEALGLLWSRLTGATPALCLASLATPAPGQRC, via the coding sequence ATGGACTCGATTACCCAAGTGGCGCTCGGCGCCTCCCTGGCCGGCGCCGTCGCCGGTAAGACCCTGGGCCGAACCGCCCTGGTGATCGGCGCCGGTCTCGGCACCCTGCCCGACCTGGATGTGATCATCGACTATGGTTCGGCGGTGGCCAATTTCACCCAGCACCGGGGCTTCAGCCATTCGCTGTTCATCCTGGTGCCGCTGGCGGTCCTGCTGGCCTGGCTGCTCTGGCGCTGGCGACCCCAGTTGTCGTTCCCGCGCTGGCTCACCCTCACGGCCCTGGTCCTGGTGACCCACCCGCTGCTGGATTCCTTCACCACCTATGGCACCCAGCTGTTCTGGCCGCTCGGTCCGCCGGTGGCGCTCAGCAGCATCTTCATCATCGATCCGCTCTACACCCTGCCACTGATCGTCGGCTGCCTCGTGTTCCTGGTGCGGCCGCCGGCCCGGCGGGCACTGGTCACCGGTCTGGCCCTGTCGACCCTGTACCTGGGCTGGACCCTCAGCGCCCAGCAGGTGGTCACCGAGCGCATCAAGCCGGCGCTGGTTGAGGCCGGACTCGAGGCGCCCCGGCTCCTGGTCCAGCCCATGCCCTTCAACACCGTACTGTGGCGGGCAACGGCACTGACCGAGGACCAGCACGTCGAGATCGTGACCGGGGTGTTCGAGGGCGACACGCCCCTGAGCCTGGAGTTTCTGCCCCGCGATCCGGACCTGGCCCGGGCCGTGTCCGGGTTTCCGGAAGCACAACGCCTGGACTGGTTTACCCGGGGCTTTCTCAACTACCGCCTGAACAACGGCGAGGTGATGGCCACCGACATCCGCCTGGGGATCCCCGGCGCCCACCCGTTCACCTTTGTCCTGGCCGAGGAACGCAACGGCCGGCTGCAACCGGTGACCAGCGAACGGACCGCCCGGCCCCCGGTCAACCCGGAAGCCCTGGGACTGCTGTGGTCCCGCCTGACCGGCGCAACCCCGGCGCTGTGCCTGGCCAGCCTGGCCACACCGGCGCCCGGACAGCGCTGCTGA
- a CDS encoding lytic murein transglycosylase, whose product MLTRFAWILPRRSTAFRLSFTCLLTTLSLPVLAQESAATTDSEAFQECKIRLQERAVNAGVSAETASTVMASVEHLDRVIELDRRQPEFTTTFADYLNRRVNIPRIFMGRALLQQHEELLARVTAETGVPAPYLVAFWGLETNFGSYFGKMSVPSALTTLACDPRRSGFFTEQLVAALRIIDEGAIPADQMEGSWAGAMGHVQFMPTVFLKHAVDADGDGRRDLWNSLPDAMMSAGKFLESMGWDPDYRWGREVLLPDGFNYALADGRRLPLSEWRELGITDAFGKELADEPIDAALVVPAGHQGPAFLAYDNFKVIMGWNRSEFYAIAVGHLADRVAGAGGLQNPPPEDVPALSRAAILQLQQTLNQRGYDSGKPDGIMGPGTRSAIRQFQASAGLVADGYPGEGVLDRLGVSPGQ is encoded by the coding sequence GTGCTGACTAGATTTGCATGGATTCTGCCCCGTCGGAGCACTGCCTTCCGCCTGTCGTTCACCTGCCTGCTGACCACGCTGTCGCTGCCCGTCCTGGCGCAAGAGTCCGCTGCGACCACCGACAGCGAGGCGTTCCAGGAGTGCAAGATCCGGCTGCAGGAGCGCGCCGTCAACGCCGGCGTCAGCGCCGAGACCGCCAGCACCGTGATGGCCAGTGTCGAGCATCTGGACCGGGTCATCGAGCTGGACCGGCGTCAGCCGGAATTCACCACCACCTTCGCCGACTACCTCAATCGCCGCGTCAACATCCCGCGCATTTTCATGGGTCGGGCGTTGCTGCAGCAGCATGAGGAGCTGCTGGCCCGGGTCACCGCCGAAACCGGGGTGCCCGCCCCCTACCTGGTTGCCTTCTGGGGCCTGGAAACCAACTTTGGCAGTTACTTCGGCAAGATGTCGGTGCCCAGCGCCCTGACCACCCTGGCCTGCGACCCGCGCCGCAGCGGGTTCTTCACCGAGCAGCTGGTTGCCGCCCTGCGCATCATTGATGAAGGCGCCATTCCCGCCGACCAGATGGAAGGCTCCTGGGCCGGCGCCATGGGCCACGTCCAGTTCATGCCCACGGTGTTCCTGAAACACGCAGTGGACGCCGACGGCGATGGCCGCCGTGACCTGTGGAACAGCCTGCCGGACGCCATGATGTCGGCGGGCAAGTTCCTGGAATCCATGGGCTGGGACCCGGATTACCGCTGGGGCCGGGAGGTGCTGCTGCCGGACGGTTTCAATTACGCCCTGGCAGACGGCCGGCGCCTGCCCCTGAGCGAGTGGCGGGAGCTGGGCATCACCGATGCCTTTGGCAAAGAACTGGCGGACGAACCCATTGACGCCGCGCTGGTGGTCCCGGCCGGGCACCAGGGGCCGGCCTTCCTGGCCTACGACAATTTCAAGGTGATCATGGGCTGGAACCGGTCGGAATTCTACGCCATCGCCGTGGGCCACCTGGCCGACCGGGTGGCCGGCGCCGGCGGCTTGCAGAATCCGCCACCCGAGGACGTACCGGCGCTGTCCCGCGCCGCGATTCTGCAATTGCAGCAGACTCTGAACCAGCGCGGCTACGACAGCGGCAAGCCCGACGGCATCATGGGACCGGGCACCCGCTCGGCGATTCGCCAGTTCCAGGCCTCCGCCGGCCTGGTAGCCGATGGCTACCCGGGTGAGGGCGTGCTCGACCGGCTGGGCGTGAGCCCCGGACAGTAA
- a CDS encoding response regulator produces MATLKALVVDDASFVRDLVKRTVRQRFPVIETTDAQNGRRAQSLMSRTAFDLVLCDWEMPEMSGLELLRWMRQQPQYQKVPFIMITSRGDKDHVIEAVQEGVSEYLGKPFSPEGLSKKIIKVMGARLKQAMDRSGKSLASPAEAFKESAALLTQKREPAAEPSARPEPASPGVARAAKPARSAAGRPAPTLASVRFADSTLKSVIKDINLTEVRVLAKRDQAFPGILDQAVIDIEIGDGQMARLNGYVHQLQAVDKRQDTDFVSVTIRFVDEDPQKLEDLSRFVARFRASNR; encoded by the coding sequence ATGGCAACGCTGAAAGCGCTGGTGGTGGATGACGCCAGCTTTGTACGGGATCTGGTGAAGCGCACCGTGCGCCAGCGCTTCCCGGTGATTGAAACGACCGACGCCCAGAATGGCCGGCGCGCCCAGTCGCTGATGTCGCGGACTGCCTTCGACCTGGTGCTGTGCGACTGGGAGATGCCGGAAATGTCCGGGCTGGAACTGCTGCGCTGGATGCGTCAGCAACCCCAGTACCAGAAGGTGCCTTTCATCATGATCACCAGCCGGGGCGACAAGGACCACGTCATTGAAGCGGTTCAGGAGGGGGTCTCGGAATACCTGGGCAAGCCCTTCAGCCCCGAGGGTCTGAGCAAGAAAATCATCAAGGTGATGGGGGCTCGGCTCAAGCAGGCCATGGATCGCAGTGGCAAGTCCCTGGCCAGCCCGGCGGAGGCGTTCAAGGAGTCGGCGGCGCTGCTGACCCAGAAGCGCGAGCCGGCCGCAGAGCCCAGCGCCCGTCCGGAACCGGCCTCGCCAGGGGTGGCCAGGGCCGCCAAACCGGCGCGGTCGGCGGCGGGGCGACCGGCCCCGACCCTGGCGTCGGTGCGTTTTGCCGACAGTACCCTGAAATCGGTGATCAAGGACATCAACCTGACCGAGGTCCGGGTGCTGGCCAAGCGGGATCAGGCGTTTCCGGGCATTCTCGACCAGGCGGTGATCGACATTGAGATCGGTGACGGTCAGATGGCGCGGCTCAATGGCTACGTGCACCAGTTGCAGGCGGTCGACAAACGCCAGGACACCGATTTTGTCAGTGTCACCATCCGCTTCGTCGACGAGGATCCGCAGAAACTGGAAGATCTGTCCCGCTTCGTGGCCCGGTTCCGGGCCAGCAATCGCTAG
- the phoR gene encoding phosphate regulon sensor histidine kinase PhoR, whose product MQHNWSRYLRIIIGGLIGFTVVGLYFGEPLYGLTLGLVIYLWWTLVQARRLYKWLANPSAPDEAPQSVGLWGDIFDNLHKLHQTHLHTQDRLRAQINRVQESTNAMRDGVIMTDSKGAMEWWNGSAEHLLGFRRNTDRGQYIHNLIRTPAFKHYFDSRDYREPLELHSPAKPHLRLQIQISLFGDDDRLIVAKDVTRLYQLEQMRRDFVGNVSHEMRTPLTVISGYLETLVDNADELPAKWRRAINTMSAQSSRMEALITDLILLSRIETGEQTVHDNPTDVETLLGQICHDARALSGDQQHELSIQVNDHRLLRGDESQLRSAFSNLVFNAVKYTPARGRITVTWSTNREGAHLSVKDTGIGIDPIHIPRLTERFYRADPSRHKDTGGTGLGLAIVKHVLLNHDGTLEIRSHIGEGSEFICHFPRERLVERVPERTEAEG is encoded by the coding sequence ATGCAGCACAACTGGTCGCGGTACCTCCGCATCATCATTGGTGGCCTGATCGGCTTCACGGTCGTCGGCCTCTATTTTGGCGAGCCCCTGTACGGGCTCACCCTGGGGCTGGTGATCTACCTCTGGTGGACCCTGGTGCAGGCCCGCCGCCTGTACAAGTGGCTGGCCAACCCCAGCGCCCCGGATGAGGCGCCCCAGAGCGTGGGCCTGTGGGGCGACATCTTCGACAACCTGCACAAGCTGCACCAGACCCATCTGCACACCCAGGACCGGCTGCGGGCCCAGATCAACCGGGTCCAGGAATCCACCAACGCCATGCGCGATGGCGTGATCATGACCGACAGCAAGGGCGCCATGGAGTGGTGGAACGGCTCCGCCGAACACCTGCTCGGATTCCGGCGCAACACCGACCGGGGCCAGTACATCCACAACCTGATCCGGACTCCGGCGTTCAAACACTACTTCGACTCCCGGGACTACCGCGAGCCGCTGGAGCTGCACTCACCGGCCAAGCCCCACCTCCGCCTGCAGATCCAGATCAGCCTGTTCGGCGATGACGACCGTCTGATCGTGGCCAAAGACGTGACCCGGTTGTACCAGTTGGAACAGATGCGGCGGGACTTTGTCGGCAACGTGTCACACGAGATGCGCACGCCCCTGACGGTGATCAGCGGTTACCTGGAAACCCTGGTCGACAACGCCGACGAGCTGCCAGCCAAATGGCGCCGGGCGATCAACACCATGTCGGCCCAGTCGTCACGGATGGAGGCGCTGATTACCGACCTGATCCTGTTATCCCGGATCGAGACCGGCGAGCAGACGGTCCATGACAACCCCACCGATGTCGAAACCCTGCTCGGCCAGATCTGCCACGACGCCCGCGCCCTGAGCGGCGACCAGCAGCACGAACTGAGCATTCAGGTGAACGACCACCGGTTGCTGCGGGGCGACGAGAGCCAGTTGCGCAGCGCCTTCTCCAACCTGGTGTTTAACGCGGTGAAATACACCCCGGCCCGGGGCCGCATCACCGTGACCTGGAGCACCAACCGGGAGGGCGCGCACCTGTCGGTCAAGGACACCGGCATCGGCATCGACCCCATCCACATTCCCCGGCTGACCGAGCGCTTCTACCGGGCCGATCCGAGCCGGCACAAGGACACCGGCGGCACCGGCCTGGGCCTGGCCATCGTCAAGCACGTGCTGCTGAACCACGACGGCACCCTGGAGATTCGCAGCCACATTGGCGAGGGCAGCGAGTTCATCTGTCATTTCCCGCGCGAACGCCTGGTCGAGCGGGTGCCGGAACGAACCGAGGCGGAAGGCTAG